The DNA window CATGCGCCATATACGCGGAACAGTCGAAGCCTCAGTCGCGCGCGTGACGGTGTGCCGGGCGAGCGCAAGCAAATTGGCGATCTCTGTTGAATCGAATGACAGGACGACAGCGGCTGACCAACGAAAAGCGGATTCCTCCAGCGGTCACTGAAAGGTTTAGAGCACACAAAAACCCCTCAGCGGCGATGGGCCACAGACAAGCAAAGTCGAGAGCTTTGTGCAGCCGGAAAAACATCGAAAAACTGAGAGTCGGGCACCTCACTAGCGTCGACGGAAAGCGCAAATATCGGTTGAACGCATCCGTCAAcaaggtggagagacagtcgagcGCCGGACCAAGGGAAGTATACAGGAATTGCTAGAAGTGTGACACGAagtcgcagaagaaaacaaacacaGATCTGCCTGAATCCGTGTTTAAAATAGGACAGAGGCGCAGACGTTCTGGtacacaaagagagacgtaCTTAGTGGGAATGTTACCAACTGCAACGCTCAAGGAGGACGAAAATGTCGAGAATCGCGGTGAGCAACCCCGTGAGGCAACTGCGACTCGTAGAGTTGCGAGAGTCACGTTCCAAGAGTCTTCTCTGGTCTTGAAATGCACTCAAGCGGAAGAACGGCAGGTACGAAGGTGGGTACAGAGTTGAAAAGCGTATAAAACTCAAAACAGCATCCATCCGTATGGGCGGCGGCTGCTCGCAAGGCCTTTCAGTGTTAGTGTTGACGTAAAAGCAGAATCGAAgcggaaaaagggaaagcgaacaagagagaaattagaaggcggcagacacacacacctAGGCTTGTTTGCGGTTCGAAAATCAGTCACCGCCCGCCTTCCCAGCCCGCCGCGCTTTTTGCCCAAAACAGCGTCTGGGTCCTTTCCGCAGCCGGTCGATTCTTCACCGGTTTTGTAGTTTTTGTGcctgtttttgtttctccacACAGATTCCACAACTTATTCGAGTTCTCGTGTCATGCTGCTGTTATGTGTCAGTATTGCCAGTCGTTTGCTGTCGAAAATGAAACACGATTCGGCATGCAACAACGGGTTGGCCTCCTCTGGGGCGGAGTCCATAGCAAGGAACGTTTGAAGAAGTTAGTGCCTCTTGGAAACAGTGGAGCTACTTTGCGTGTTTTCAACCCGCGATTCGATCGAGTATAAAAGGTCGGGTATAGTGGCAGACAGTGAACCGTTTTCCCGAACGATCACAGCGTGGTAACGATCCATCGCTAGTTCCCCGACGAAAAATGGTAGTGTTGCCGCATCCGCGATCCTTGTGTCCGAATGAGATGCCTAGCGAAAAATCAGCGTTGAGCAGGAGAATTTGGTGGCTGAGTTCCAGTGGGTTTCTGCGCATCACTCTGAAAAGTGTACGCTCGGTTTGCATACTGCATAGACGCGCGATGTTTCGGGGTGCAAACGCGGCTGTACCTGTGTCTTGTGATGGTCACCGCGTATACCTAATGAGAACCGGCTTCAGGTTGTTGTCTtggagaagagggggaaaagcaATAATGCTAGCATTTGGCGTAGCCGACAGCTGAACAACCAGAATGTCATTTTGCAGGTGTGAACCGTCGTGGTACCCCACAGTGGGACGCTCGTACCTGAGAGTTTCACTGTGTCTCGGGAAAGAAGGATACATTCACGGTGCCAAGACAGCACGGAACATTAGTGTAGTGGATAGGAACGATACATGTGGGCTGTTGAAACACCACGTGTCGGGAGCTGTTTTTTCAACGTTTTCTGACCTACGAAGAAATTATTCAGGCATGgtggagacaaaggaaggaTAAAGTGAAGGACTGTGTAGTGGTCCAGGGATGTGGCATGATCTTGTGTAAGAAGCGTAAGTCTGCTACCGGCCCCTATGATTGGCGCCACAACCGCAAAAGTGCGATTCTGCCATGGCAGTATATGACAGAGatgcaaaagagagaagtaCGCGTGATACAAGATGAAGCGGGGATGCGGGTACAAAACTGCTGCCGTGTATCGAAACAAGCGCTTGATTCCAGTTGTCCTAAAAGGGTCTACACCGCGCAACCGTACAATATGCGGTAACTTGACGCAGCCCCTTCGAACTAGTGCATCGAGTACTGTCGCAGCAGAAGAACAACTCTTTCCCGAGAGCGCCAGGGGCAAGGCAGCATGAGATGGAAGCCGATTATATAACTATTTGCAAGGTGATGCACCGTTGTAATGCCCGTACACAAACACCTGTATCAGACATGTAGACGTTAGAGCCCCCGACTGACTGTGGAGCTCTGAGATCGGTAGTGACAGGAAAGGCTTAACGCCTGGCAAGCTGAAATATCCCCCGATGCACACGGATCTTGATTAAAAATAGCGCGATCAGGAGGCTGAGGGTTTTTGAAACGGGAGCAGGGATCGTGAAACGCGAGGGGAACGCCAAACGGCTTCTCGCCAAAGTCAACATACTCGCGTAGTCCTGAAGTGTGCCGCTGGTCAGTCAGCCAAAAGCACGCTGTATAATGAAACTTCGAGGACACCGGTATCAGCCTCGTCCACGTCTTGTCACGCCATTTCGGGGACCGGCTTAGTCGGGAACGGGCATGTGATATTAAAGAATGTCAGAATTCGGAAGTGCACAGAACTGGTGTTCCACAGCTCCTGCGGCGTCGACCCTCACCATCCTAAACCCCGCCCTGCAAAAATGGGAGAGAGGGCACAGCAGGTCCTTCACTACGCTTGAACTCTTTTTTCGTCACTATGACGCTGCTGTATCAATCGACAAACGGGTCGAGAATTAGGCAGGCATTGTCAGCCCCCACAACTACTCGTGTCTCAGCAAGAATGTCCCCTTGATAAAATCTCCACAGGCGGGCCAAAGGTCACAGAACCCACATCACCATGACTGACACAGCAGTCTATCTTGCAGCCCAGCAACCGTTTCGGATCCCCTAGGCCACTGTCTCTACACAGCACGTACCGCTCGAAGAATGTGGTGCAAAGCACGACGGGAGGATTCCAGCGCGATTCTCTACGAGCGATAGAAACGAGTTCGCGCAAAAACATCTGCCTTTCACGAAGGAGAAATGTGCACCCTATAGATCACGCCTACGCTTACGGAGCGTCTCCAAGAGGAAAGCCTGTTGCCGAAGTAACGACTTGCTCGAGACAAGGATCGCTTGCCTGTACAACCATGTTGTCGTGTAGATGGCCGTGGAACGAATGAGAAACCTGGAAGGAACACGCATCGCCGGTAATTCCTCTACTGCTCCCAACGGAAAGCGGGTGTGAGCATCACTCAAAAAACTCCAAGTTTTACACCATTTCTGAGGGTTCATCCGAGGTTCGGTGTTCGTACTTTGAGACAGGTCACCGCATAGTCTGGAGCCGCTACTTGTGCTGCGGAGCAAAGACCAAATCCTGATAGCCATGGCTGCATACATTCTCCTCCGCGCAAACACACCTCCTGGctcctcgacttcttctGCTTGAAAAAAGAGCGTAACCCCATCCTTTTCGTGTcccccttctcccttccgACTTACTGTGGAGTTCGTGATGAGATCGCGAAGTCTATCCCGCTGCGCTCGTGGCAGGTGGAAGTGGCCTTTCGGAGTATCCTGAAAAAACGCAAGAAACCTCAACGTGCACCTTCCCGTGTGACACAAACGCAGAAAACTGGGAATCCGCGGCGCAATGTCAAACCCGCACACACGCCCAACCTTGCACCGTTCAATATGACAGGAAAACATATATCGACAGACGGTCTCTTTGGTGGACCCATGTTTGTTGCCTCTATCAGCAAATTTAAGAATTCACCGTGAGGCGTGCTTCTGCTCTAATTGTTATCCTGCTCTTCGACGACACGGCGACTGCTTGTCTCCCGTTGCCAGAAACGCGCAGCGCCGTCCACGTCGTACAAGATTCAATGGCCGAATATGTAGGACGCCGATGTCGTCTGGTTCATCCCAGTCACTCCAGAAAAAGGCGTGGTGCATGAAGAGCAGAACCGGTTTTCCTGAAGAAGACCGCAAAACTGAATAGACGTAGCTTAGATGCGTGGCAGAGCGCCGCCTCTTTCGCAGGTACAGTGACGGCTAAACAGACGCCAATCGCGAGCAGGACGTCTACAGCCAAAAACAATCAACCTGAGAAGCACTGGCACTGGTTGAGCATTAATGGGAAACTGTGCGAGCCGCCGAGACTGCAGCGTAGCAAAGtgctgttttccttcctaAGCATAGCGATACGTCGCTTTCATCGACTGTTGAACGGTTCGGTCATGTAGGACACTCCCGCCTCAACTCCACATGTTGAGACGAAGTCTCTGCAATTCTTCTGGACCACTAAACACCGAAATCACGGACGGGCTGCTGTGGAAACTCAGGAACCCACGTCCTCGCCGATATCGCTTGTGCATGTCTGATCCCGACTCAcgctctcctttcgccttATCTAGTTGCTCCTTGAGCCACAGGAACTGCGCCTGTGAACACTCCATAGATCGATGAAAGAAATAACCTTGTCGGAACAGTGTCGCTGGGAACGAAAGGCACTTTACCGTTGGGTGGACCCTTCAGGTCAAGGGAACCTGTCATGCTGCCCTTCAACCTCGACTTCACCTGTTGTCTTTCCTAGTGATGTGCTACTACCACTACCATCGCGACGTAAGTCACCACTTGTCCAGCAGGATATTGTTCGCCTTACACGCACGCAAGGAAACACTACTGTTGGGTCGTACAGAACAGCAGTCATTCGGAGCTGACGTCCCTCACAGATAATCGTAGCGCACTACGCCCTTGCACTTGAACTGTGCCCATATACGGCACACCCCCCGATTGCCGTTCAAGGCTGACGTGTGCAACAAAGTGCAGCCTTCAGAACGACCGAAAGCGCAAAGGGGAACCCAGAAGAAATCTTTAAATGTGCCCACACACGAAAGCATAGACCTGTCGCCAATGGCACACCTCAGCTTCTCTCGGTGCGTTGCAAGGGTTGAAGAACAGGCAAGAATTCAGGACGATGCCACGGCAGCGGCCAAGATCGAAAGAGTAGTAATCATCGCCTGCGAGCAGGGAAGTGGCATACCAAACTTGCAACGACTGGTTGACGCAGTGACCCTGGCGGGGCGTGATACGAGAACAAAACAAATCTCCATACAAGAGCAATGCAGGGATACCTCGTTCCTTCCCCCCTCGCTGGGTTTGCTCAGGCTGCATTTCCGTATACGCTATCATGTGTCTCAGCAATCAAGACAACGCGGCAGGCGTTATTTGTTTTCACCAGAAAAGCCGTTGAGCGCGTTTCAACGCGCCTGTACCCCTAATTGTGACCACTCAAGAATGCCTACGAGCTTTGAGCACGCAACCCTGCGCTTCGCTCTGGAACCCGTCCACACATCACATGTGCCAGGTTGCAGCTAAAGTAAAACTCCATTTTAAATAGACATTTTGCTCAATTCAGCGTTTTCCATTGGGGGTCCAGGGCGAGGCTTGAATTCGTGAAATGTGGCTCCTGAAGCTTTTTTGAACATTTCCTTTCTCTACGGTGAAGGCATGTAAAACTGATGCGTACAGGTGCACGTACCCCAGAGATTTCGGAAGTCTTTGAGGTTCTCCTGCGTGGGAGCGTTTCCCAAATCGTGGTTCCCAGCCACAATCAACTAAGAACAGATCCATTTTCGGACAAGAAACACAAACCAACACAGAGTCTTGTCTCCGCTTTGCTTGTCAAAGTCCCTGTTCTCCGGTGCAGAAAACAAGGTAGAACTGCAGAATGCAGAGATCTGTAGACTGGCGGCGCTAACAACCCTTCAGCACCTCTCATCCATCACAGTTTTTTCATTACATAAGCAAGCTGCCAAAAGTCTAGCACAGTGCATAGGTTGCTCTTCGAGGCGCAAAACTCCCTGCAGCTTATCGCATCCGCTAATGCGACCCAGCCCACAGGAACAACTGGAACGACACCAGAAACGGCGCTGCACACAGGGTCGAGTCCCGTACGGAAACAAGGAACCTAATTCATCTAGTTGTTGTAGTGACCAGATAGATGCGGAGGTAGAACACGCAAGAGGCATCTTTCACGAGACTGCGCACGCTAGACTGACAACATCGAAACGCTGAAGAATGCCTGCGTGTTTCCCTTCACCGTTCCGCACACTGTGAAagccagaaaaaagagatgtAGACATAACCGAAGAATCTAGGTCTCGCGAAGCGCCGTTCGTTGGGTGGTGTCCAGCAGGTGCAAAGTCGAGACGTTTCCCCTTTTGACGTGACATGCATGCCCctccagaaaaaaggaatCACTTACGACAGGGACATCCCCTGAACAGGACTGAAGGGTCTGCCGAACATCGCGGATCTCGTGttcctgcagagagacaggcaaatGCATTTGCAAGAGTGAGGCAGTACACCTACCATGCGATCTGGAAACCTTTTGCACAGACACTTGCCGGGTTTGCTTGCCTACTGTGTTGTTACCCTTAGACAGCTTAGCTGTTCTGTAACCTCGGTTGAGGCGAGGATCTTCTgcactgtctccttccctaAACTGTGGTGGGTTTCAAATGCCCGGAACTTCCTGTATTTTCCCCGGAGACTCAGAGCACAGTCGCCTCCTTCCAGGCAGAAAGCCGGACTCGCCTGTTCCTGCCAATGGTTTGCGGCCACCTCAACTAACTCTCGTCACGCTGCCAGGCCCAGAACACGGAGCTCGCGCGGGAGTCGAAAGCCAGAATGGTTCCTCACGGCTCACCCTGATTGCCCGcttgttctcgtcttcgggAAAAACCTGAACAAGGTCGCCTAGGACGATGATGAAGGCGGGGCTTTGTCGACGTATCGCGGCAAGTCCACGGCGaagcctctcttcctcttccgtccaCTCGACATTCCTTTTCAGCATGCCGAGCTACAGAGGACAAGGCAACAGGATGGGACGAAGCAGGAGAATGTGGCCGATGAAACACCGCATAGTGAAGCGACAGGTAGTCACAGACTCTTGGTCCCACTCTCCAGGGACTTCTACAGTAAAAAACACTCGCTGTCATGCACGGCTCCTGGGGCGTGGCCAAAGCAGCAGACTGCTCTCCCGTTTTGGCCCAGGAACGGAGAAAATGCCTCCTACATGTTTATTTTCTTACCGAGGTCAAACTGTTGGTGTCATCTCTGGACGGTCGAGCAAACCTTTTCCACAGTGCATGTAGATATACTGGCTGGGTCCTGTTGACGATGTGCACAGCTTGCTGCTTACTTGAGGGTCCGCGATGATGCCAAACGTGACGATTTCCCTCTCGGCCTCCAgcgcgctctcctctctttctccgacATCCTGGTCGCTGACTCCGGAGCATCCTCTATTTCTTGGGCGCCACCGCCGGTTACACACTTTAACGATACCCATGAAGAAGAATGGAACACCGGGGAAACGGAGTTAGCGGCCGAAGGGAAATTTCCACGCGCTGTTGCTCGCTTCGCGCTCAAAGTATAAAACGCACGCTTTCCTGGAGAGGAACTGGAGGTTCGCGGCGATTTCTGGCGagacgagaacagagaggcgtcAGATACATCGCTTAACCGCGAGTCGCTCAAACAGCCAACGAACGTCGATCCTCTTCTCGACTCAAAagtgactgcatgcgctctgcGCTTTTGAACGACACACACCGTCTCCACCCCCTCTGTCGCGCAAGCCTCCGATGCACTAGAAATCAGAGCATCTCACAGACCAAACCCGTTCTTCAACAGGGAAGGTCATTTAAGCAAGAATGTGTACCGTCTCATAATTCCTGAGCTGCATCTTCCATTGATGGCTATCCTACCTAGCCGCCGAGTCAAGCGCCGGCGATCCGGGAGTCAGCCGGATCGTCATCTTGCCAAGAAA is part of the Neospora caninum Liverpool complete genome, chromosome II genome and encodes:
- a CDS encoding putative serine/threonine protein phosphatase, encoding MTIRLTPGSPALDSAASDQDVGEREESALEAEREIVTFGIIADPQLGMLKRNVEWTEEEERLRRGLAAIRRQSPAFIIVLGDLVQVFPEDENKRAIREHEIRDVRQTLQSCSGDVPVLIVAGNHDLGNAPTQENLKDFRNLWGDDYYSFDLGRCRGIVLNSCLFFNPCNAPREAEDTPKGHFHLPRAQRDRLRDLITNSTVSHSFHGHLHDNMVVQASDPCLEQVVTSATGFPLGDAPAGFRMVRVDAAGAVEHQFCALPNSDIL